The DNA sequence CGGCCGCCAAATCCACTCGCCGTTACCGGCGTGGATAGATAAACCATTTGAATCATGCAGTGCTGAACGATAATTCAGGGTTGGTGACGGTTGACTCGGGCCGAACAGGAACATACTGGTTAACGGCGCTACGCCAAGTTTACCGACTTTGTCACGCAGGTAAACTTTAGCTTCCACATCCACCATGCTGTCACTACCGGGATAGACGACAAACCGGTAAGCACCGACGGAACGCGGCGAGTCAAGCAACGCATAAATAACCAGATGCTTGTCTTCAGGCTTTGGATGTTCTATCCAGAATTCACGAAAACGCGGGAACTCTTCGCCCGATGGCAAGGCCGTATCAATCGCCAGACCTCGTGCAGAAAGGCCGTATACCTGCCCTTTTCCGACGACACGGAAATAGCTGGCGCCCAGCATACTGAGGATTTCATCGTTCTTATCCGCTTTATTCACCGGATACAGAACCCTGAAGCCTGCAAACCCTAAATCTTTTACAGTCGCTTCGTCATGATTGACGGTACCGAAGTCAAAATAATCTGTCGAATATTTGATTTCATTGACGTCTGTCGCCGTCACCTCATTGATTTTGACCGGAACGTCAAAATACATACCTTGATGATAGAATTGCAGTTTGAAAGGCGTCTGGTCTGCATTCCAGTAGGATTTGTCCTGGTTGAAGCGAATCTGCTGATAATCAGCGAATTTCATATCGCGGAATTGAGCAGGTAAATTACTTTTTGGCGCTTCATAGCCTTTTTCGGCAAGCTTTTCCGCTTTTTGCGCAACATCATCAATAGAAAAAGCCCAAGCGTGCAATGACGTCAGCGACAACATAACTGCGGCTGATATCCAACGAAGCGATACACTACGTGGCTTAACCTTAAATTTATTAACCAGCACATCTCCCCCTGTATGTGTGCCTAAATCAACTAAAACCCATATTAAAGGATAAGTTAGCTTTCCGACAACTTGAGAAAAGAATGCGTCATCATAAGAGCTCATCGTTTAAACAACATTCTCCACACTCCGGTGGCAAACGTTTTTTCAAAGTCACCATTACCACACGCCTCACGCGATAAAAAAACCCATACAGGCCATGGTAATATGGCGCTAAATTCTCCTCTCACCCGATGAGCGTGGCAAGAAACTTCTGTCAGCCGCAGTGTGCTATTGGCTTTTTATGGAGAGCTTGCCGCAATTTTTTTACCTACTGCCATTAAATATCAACATTTCCTTAACCCTATCCCGTAGTTAAGGTAGTATTCCTGCGCCCAACTTATTCCCGACCAC is a window from the Dickeya lacustris genome containing:
- a CDS encoding glucan biosynthesis protein G, producing the protein MLVNKFKVKPRSVSLRWISAAVMLSLTSLHAWAFSIDDVAQKAEKLAEKGYEAPKSNLPAQFRDMKFADYQQIRFNQDKSYWNADQTPFKLQFYHQGMYFDVPVKINEVTATDVNEIKYSTDYFDFGTVNHDEATVKDLGFAGFRVLYPVNKADKNDEILSMLGASYFRVVGKGQVYGLSARGLAIDTALPSGEEFPRFREFWIEHPKPEDKHLVIYALLDSPRSVGAYRFVVYPGSDSMVDVEAKVYLRDKVGKLGVAPLTSMFLFGPSQPSPTLNYRSALHDSNGLSIHAGNGEWIWRPLNNPKHLSVSTYTIENPKGFGLLQRGRDFSGYEDLDDRYDLRPSGWVETKGEWGKGRVELVEIPTADETNDNIVAFWTPDTLPEKGQPLEVKYRLHFTKDEEALHSQELAYVMKTMRSTGDVKQSNLIRQPDGTTAFLVDFVGENMKSLDPNTPVASQVSIGDNGEIVENSVRYNPVTHGWRLTLRMKVKDNKQPTEMRAALVNGETTLTETWSYQLPANE